From the Calonectris borealis chromosome 4, bCalBor7.hap1.2, whole genome shotgun sequence genome, one window contains:
- the COMMD8 gene encoding COMM domain-containing protein 8 gives MLRLLEKLPPGRALEFLHKIVDGICGRAYPRYQDYGSIWSLSEWMEVLEETMMYFKTVVGKNISDEEAAQQINELNSNYQEAITKCLRGRKEEIRNALVERVNAISSAQLQDFDWQLKLALSSDKISMLQMPLLNLDLDVRENGEIKPISIEMNKEELQNLINALEAANKVVLQLK, from the exons TTCCTTCATAAAATAGTTGATGGCATATGTGGCCGTGCGTATCCTCGATACCAGGATTATGGCAGTATTTGGAGCTTGTCGGAGTGGATGGAGGTTTTAGAAGAAACAATGATGTATTTCAAAACTGTGGTTGGCAAAAACATATCTGACGAAGAG gctGCTCAGCAGATAAATGAGTTAAATTCAAACTATCAAGAAGCAATCACAAAATGTCTAagaggcagaaaggaagaaatcagGAATGCTCTAGTGGAAAGAGTAAATGCAATCTCTTCTGCCCAGCTGCAGGATTTTGACTGGCAGTTAAAG CTTGCTCTCTCCAGTGATAAGATCTCCATGCTGCAAATGCCACTTCTCAATCTTGATTTGGATGTGAGAGAAAATGGTGAAATTAAACCAATTTCTATAGAGATGAATAAGGAAGAGTTGCAGAACCTAATAAATGCACTGGAAGCAGCTAATAAG GTTGTCTTGCAACTGAAATGA